One Setaria viridis chromosome 5, Setaria_viridis_v4.0, whole genome shotgun sequence genomic region harbors:
- the LOC117854582 gene encoding mitochondrial outer membrane protein porin 3 — MAPGLYTDIGKKTRDLLYKDYNTHQKFSVTTCSPHGVAITAAGTRKNESLFGELHTQIKNKKLTVDVKANSESDLLTTITVDEFGTPGLKSILSLVVPDQRSGKLELQYLHEYAGVNASVGLNSNPMVNLSGVFGSKELSVGVDVSFDTATSNFTKYNAALSLTNPDLIASLHLNNHGDTMVASYYHLVKHHSGTAVGAELSHSFSRNESTLIFGSQHSLDPHTTVKARFNNYGMASALVQHEWRPKSFITISGEVDTKAIEKSTKVGLSVVLKH, encoded by the exons atgGCACCAGGTCTCTACACCGACATCGGCAAGAAGACCAGAG ATCTGCTGTACAAGGACTACAACACGCACCAGAAGTTCTCCGTCACCACCTGCTCCCCCCACGGCGTC GCAATCACAGCCGCAGGAACAAGGAAAAATGAGTCCCTCTTTGGCGAGCTTCACACCCAGATTAAGAACAAGAAGTTGACAGTTGATGTCAAAGCAAACTCAGAGTCAGAT CTTTTGACAACAATCACTGTGGATGAGTTTGGAACACCAGGGCTCAAATCGATTCTCAGCTTGGTTGTTCCAGACCAGAGATCAGGGAAG CTTGAACTCCAATACTTACATGAATATGCTGGTGTGAATGCAAGTGTTGGGCTCAATTCCAACCCTATGGTTAACCTTTCTGGTGTCTTTGGAAGCAAAGAACTCTCAGTTGGTGTTGATGTTTCATTTGATACGGCGACTAGCAATTTCACCAAGTACAATGCGGCCCTGAGCCTTACCAATCCAGATCTCATTGCTTCCCTCCATTT GAATAACCATGGTGATACCATGGTTGCATCCTACTACCACTTGGTAAAGCATCATTCAGGCACTGCTGTCGGGGCTGAGCTGTCACACAGCTTCTCAAGAAATGAGAGCACGCTGATCTTTGGTTCTCAGCATTCGTTGGATCCCCACACCACCGTAAAGGCACGCTTCAACAACTATGGCATGGCCAGTGCCCTTGTCCAGCATGAATGGCGCCCCAAGTCGTTCATCACCATCTCTGGTGAGGTTGACACCAAGGCAATTGAGAAGAGCACGAAAGTTGGTTTG
- the LOC117856757 gene encoding coatomer subunit zeta-2: MADFSKESCPSVKNILLLDSEGKRVAVKYFSDDWPTNASKLAYEKSVFTKTLKTNARAEAEITLFDGYIVVYKFVHDLHFFVTAGDDENELILASVLNGFSDSVGLLLRGDVEKRTALENLDLILLCIDEIIDGGIILETDANTIAGKVATNAVDGSVPFSEQTITQALATAREHFARSLLK; this comes from the exons ATGGCGGATTTCTCCAAG GAATCTTGCCCTTCTGTGAAGAATATTTTGCTTCTGGATTCTGAAGGGAAGCGTGTTGCTGTGAAGTATTTCTCAGATGATTGGCCGACTAATGCATCAAAGTTGGCCTATGAAAAATCTGTCTTTACTAAAACTCTGAAGACAAATGCACGGGCAGAAG CTGAGATAACATTGTTTGATGGTTATATTGTCGTTTACAAGTTTGTTCACGACCTTCACTTTTTCGTCACCGCTGGAGATGATGAGAATGAACTCATCTTAGCAAGTGTACTAAATGGTTTTTCTGATTCTGTTGGTCTTCTACTCAG GGGTGATGTTGAGAAGCGGACTGCGCTTGAGAACTTGGACTTGATACTTCTCTGCATTGATGAAATTATAGATGGCGG CATCATTCTGGAAACAGATGCAAACACCATTGCTGGTAAGGTAGCAACCAATGCTGTTGACGGTTCTGTCCCCTTCTCTGAGCAG ACGATAACTCAGGCACTAGCCACAGCTAGGGAGCACTTTGCAAGATCTCTGCTGAAATGA
- the LOC117856755 gene encoding serine/threonine-protein kinase PBL34 translates to MGRQQEGKRRGEKDGKRKGTGKAKAKAAAVVVEDAAPVTGCWIRFPRLRGCMSSRAKVDSSTSGGGGESKPAIDGCKDCQDQSVPPASCSTTTSNTGSISPSSIVGEELKLAFQLRRFTFNELKCATRNFRPESLLGEGGFGCVFKGWIEENGTAPVKPGTGLTVAVKTLNHDGLQGHKEWVAEVDFLGNLQHPHLVKLVGYCIEDDQRLLVYEFMPRGSLENHLFRKSLPLPWAIRMKIALGAAKGLAFLHEEAERPVIYRDFKTSNILLDADYNAKLSDFGLAKDGPEGDKTHVSTRVMGTYGYAAPEYVMTGHLTSKSDVYSFGVVLLEMMTGRRSMDKNRPNGEHNLVEWARPYLGERRRFYKLVDPHLDGNFSIKGAQKTAQLAHACLSRDPKARPLMSQVVEVLKPLQNLKDMASSSYFFQSMQHERRTALASPQGSQSMKAQSTFARNGQQPLRSLSYGPHASPYRQSPRPDGKRQ, encoded by the exons ATGGGGAGGCAGCAGgaggggaagcggcgcggggAGAAGGACGGGAAGCGGAAGGGGACGGGGAAGGCTAAGGctaaggcggcggcggtggtggtggaggacgcGGCGCCGGTGACCGGATGCTGGATCCGCTtcccgcgcctccgcggctGCATGTCGTCGCGCGCCAAGGTCGACTCCtccaccagcggcggcggcgggg AAAGCAAACCAGCGATTGATGGCTGCAAAGACTGCCAAGACCAATCAGTCCCACCAGCCTCTTGTTCCACAACAACCAGTAACACCGGAAGTATCTCACCTTCTTCCATAGTTGGAGAGGAGCTTAAACTAGCTTTCCAACTGCGTAGATTTACTTTTAATGAACTGAAGTGTGCCACGAGAAACTTCCGACCTGAGAGTCTTCTTGGTGAGGGAGGTTTTGGCTGTGTCTTTAAAGGGTGGATTGAGGAGAATGGAACTGCTCCTGTTAAGCCAGGCACTGGATTGACTGTTGCTGTCAAGACACTCAACCATGATGGGCTTCAGGGGCATAAAGAGTGGGTG GCAGAAGTTGATTTTCTTGGAAACCTTCAGCATCCACACCTAGTGAAATTGGTCGGTTACTGCATTGAAGATGACCAGAGGTTGCTCGTATATGAATTTATGCCCCGTGGAAGTTTGGAGAATCATCTTTTTAGAA AGTCGTTGCCTCTCCCATGGGCTATTAGAATGAAAATTGCTCTTGGTGCTGCCAAAGGCCTTGCTTTTCTTCATGAAGAAGCCGAAAGACCAGTAATATATCGGGATTTCAAAACATCCAATATTCTTTTAGATGCG GACTATAACGCGAAACTCTCTGATTTTGGACTTGCTAAAGATGGTCCTGAGGGTGATAAGACTCATGTATCAACTAGAGTCATGGGAACCTATGGATATGCTGCACCTGAATATGTAATGACAG GTCATCTGACATCAAAGAGTGACGTATATAGCTTTGGTGTGGTGCTACTAGAGATGATGACCGGTAGAAGGTCAATGGACAAGAACAGACCAAATGGGGAACATAACCTAGTTGAATGGGCGCGGCCCTATCTCGGGGAACGACGCCGATTTTACAAGCTTGTAGATCCCCATTTGGATGGGAACTTCTCGATAAAAGGCGCTCAGAAGACGGCTCAGCTGGCCCACGCCTGCCTCAGCCGTGACCCCAAGGCCAGGCCTCTGATGAGCCAAGTGGTGGAGGTCCTGAAGCCTCTCCAGAACCTCAAGGACATGGCCAGCTCTTCCTACTTCTTCCAGTCCATGCAACATGAGCGGCGCACAGCCCTTGCCAGCCCACAAGGCAGTCAAAGCATGAAGGCGCAGAGCACCTTTGCACGGAACGGGCAGCAGCCACTAAGAAGCCTCTCATATGGTCCGCATGCTTCCCCGTACCGCCAGTCCCCAAGGCCTGATGGCAAGAGGCAGTGA
- the LOC117856756 gene encoding uncharacterized protein — MGERKVINKYYPHDFDPSKIPRRRRPKNEQIKVRMMLPMSIQCDTCGTYIYKGTKLNSRKEDVVGEMYLGIQIFRFYFKCTKCSAEITFKTDPQNSDYTVESGASRNFEPWGEQDEAADKEKRKRDAEEMGDAMKALENRAMDSKQDMDILAALEEMRSMKSRHAGVSVDQMLEILKRSAHEKEEKAIAELDEEDEELTKSITLRNSGFYVKRIEDDDEDNNDDLVLGQSSRTGKIDCSSESVTKPTDVLSKANGSEGVNKEGSKSWMPKFIVKPKSAGADPKRQKTESTAVQDNGKAPVGDQKSEPAMQTNVLQSLCQNYDSDDSE; from the exons ATGGGCGAGCGCAAGGTGATAAACAAATACTACCCGCACGACTTCGACCCATCCAAgatcccgcggcggcggcggcccaagAACGAGCAGATCAAGGTGCGCATGATGCTCCCCATGAGCATCCAATGTGACACCTGTGGGACATACATCTACAAGGGCACCAAGCTCAACTCCAGAAAGGAGGATGTCGTCGGAGAG ATGTACTTGGGAATACAAATATTCAGGTTTTACTTCAAGTGCACTAAGTGCTCTGCTGAGATCACTTTCAAAACAGATCCTCAGAATTCTGACTACACAGTGGAATCGGGGGCTAGTCGAAATTTTGAACCTTGGGGTGAACAGGATGAG GCAGCAGACAAAGAAAAGAGGAAGCGAGATGCTGAGGAGATGGGTGATGCAATGAAAGCGTTAGAGAATAGAGCAATGGATTCAAAGCAGGATATGGACATACTTGCTGCTTTAGAAGAGATGCGCTCCATGAAG TCTAGACATGCTGGTGTCTCTGTTGACCAGATGCTTGAAATTTTGAAGCGTTCAGCTCATGAGAAG GAGGAAAAAGCAATTGCAGAGCTTgacgaagaagatgaagaacttACCAAGTCAATCACTTTGCGA AACTCCGGATTCTATGTAAAGAGGATAGAAGATGACGACGAAGACAACAATGACGATTTGGTCCTAGGCCAATCGAGTAGAACAGGAAAG ATCGATTGTTCTTCTGAATCAGTGACAAAGCCAACAGATGTTCTAAGCAAAGCTAATGGATCGGAGGGTGTCAATAAAGAAG GGAGCAAGAGCTGGATGCCCAAATTTATAGTAAAACCAAAGTCTGCTGGTGCAGATCCTAAGAGGCAGAAGACTGAATCAACAGCTGTCCAAGACAATGGCAAAGCACCAGTAGGAGATCAAAAGAGTGAACCTGCAATGCAAACCAATGTTCTCCAGTCCCTTTGCCAGAACTACGATAGCGATGATAGTGAGTGA